The sequence ATGTCTTTTATGGTTTGTTTCAACAACACGAGAAGATGTCCATTATTGCAAAATCTATGATTATCAAAGGTGTTCTTTCCGTTGTAGTTTTAGGTTCTGTATTTTATTTCTCATTAAATCTCCCCTGGTCGTTGTTTGGCCTTTTGTGCGCATGGATGGTTGTGCTGGCTCTTTATGATTGGCAGATGGGGAGACGTTTGTTAGAGACAGTGGAAGGCATTTCTCATTGTTCATTGGTTAAGCTATCATTTTTTTCATTCTTAGATCGTCGAACAATCCTTTTTCGCATTATCGTTCTTGCCTTTCCATTGGGGATTGTGATGGGGACTATTTCGTTGAATACAAATATACCTAATTATGCAATTGCGAAATATCTTGGCTCAAGAGATCTTGGTATTTTTGCCGCGTTGGCATATACGACAGTTGCAGTAAATATGTTCATTCAGGCATTAGGCCAAACCGTAACTCCAAGATTAGCGCAGTATTTTGCTAACAAAGATATTTTGGCTTTTAATGCACTCACTAAAAAAATTATTCTTATAAATCTTATGATAGGTTTGTTAGGAACTTTAGTTATTCTTATTGGTGGTGAAAAAATACTAACACTTATTTATACTTCTGAATATGCAACATATTCAAGGTTGTTTGTTGTTCTTATGATATCAGCCACGCTGTCTGGGGTAGCATCGGCATTAGGTTATGCAATGACCGCGGCAAGGCAGTTTAATCTACAGGTGCCATTATTTTTAACAGTTCTTACGGCGACATTTCTATTTGCATTTTTGCTAATACCGTCTTTCAAGCTATATGGCGCGGCAATAGCGCTTATTGTATCAGCCTTGATTCAAATTGTAGGTGGTACTTTTATCATTAGACGAGCTTTCAGGAGTAATTAGTATGAAAGACGAAAAAAAGAGACCG comes from Patescibacteria group bacterium and encodes:
- a CDS encoding oligosaccharide flippase family protein, whose translation is MTSLKKNFSWTLVGNAIYAGCQWGMLVVLAKLGSPQVVGQFALASAIITPVIMITNMQLRGVQATDAKKEYFFSDYMAVRIVSTVVAFFIVLLILCVGHFEKIVFLATLVLASAKSVESLSDVFYGLFQQHEKMSIIAKSMIIKGVLSVVVLGSVFYFSLNLPWSLFGLLCAWMVVLALYDWQMGRRLLETVEGISHCSLVKLSFFSFLDRRTILFRIIVLAFPLGIVMGTISLNTNIPNYAIAKYLGSRDLGIFAALAYTTVAVNMFIQALGQTVTPRLAQYFANKDILAFNALTKKIILINLMIGLLGTLVILIGGEKILTLIYTSEYATYSRLFVVLMISATLSGVASALGYAMTAARQFNLQVPLFLTVLTATFLFAFLLIPSFKLYGAAIALIVSALIQIVGGTFIIRRAFRSN